A portion of the Desmodus rotundus isolate HL8 chromosome 8, HLdesRot8A.1, whole genome shotgun sequence genome contains these proteins:
- the CIMIP7 gene encoding uncharacterized protein C3orf84 homolog, whose translation MKSALVGSWHSNGFYGHYRGQFKSESAREYRLAAKPQPPAVFLKRCQEPAQQHFFSKHDNRTSFDSGPYCLLQGIGRRKDLNRLWQRHTFLRWAPCELEFCQQRPLESSYQANFRSDPGLGDLPQRLVHFVQIKPPHASTTYQQNFCQPSPGDYCGSNDVGTQAPVTNTLPKLPEIPRPTLLQHYLHTGVSECLNWSRALNENG comes from the exons ATGAAGAGTGCGTTAGTAGGCTCCTGG CACAGCAATGGCTTCTATGGGCACTACAGAGGCCAGTTCAAGAGTGAGAGTGCTCGAGAATACCGCCTTGCAGCCAAGCCCCAGCCTCCAGCAGTATTCCTGAAGCGATGTCAG GAGCCAGCACAGCAGCACTTCTTCTCCAAGCATGACAACCGCACTTCCTTTGACAGC GGCCCATATTGCCTGCTGCAGGGAATCGGAAGACGGAAAGACCTGAATCGCCTGTGGCAGCGACACACCTTCCTGCGCTGGGCACCCTGTGAGCTGGAGTTCTGCCAGCAGCGGCCCCTTGAGTCCTCTTACCAGGCCAACTTCCGGTCCGACCCAGGACTCGGTGACCTCCCTCAGCGCCTCGTGCACTTTGTGCAGATCAAGCCTCCCCATGCCAGCACCACCTACCAGCAGAACTTCTGCCAGCCATCCCCTGGTGACTATTGTGGTAGCAACGACGTGGGAACCCAAGCCCCCGTCACCAACACGCTGCCTAAACTCCCAGAGATCCCAAGACCCACGCTGCTCCAGCATTACCTCCACACTGGGGTCTCCGAGTGCCTAAACTGGTCCAGAGCATTAAATGAGAATGGCTGA
- the IHO1 gene encoding interactor of HORMAD1 protein 1, which produces MTTTKSSNWTNNQADYSSLSDSQFLFGSQFCPESSETLSAPLDFGVHLRDPKQLQKNSLDSEPSIFTKYQTKPQLFGEDTKDGGLFPLPLSVGKSKGLLEQFEEKKKRAKDKCDSENLYNFISHVRESIHKLQTSVEKSEEHLSSRSQSILDSLETVARTLQETAQAQSDLVLETVQDKGSVEQGILEMQKRFDARQAEFLEMKSNLKHLEVVVAQQSKDFQQLCEQLGQLNVPSVLAELKSLILVPRGPTHITDSTSQTSPLAQSLNFTRQDKYASEEAAVGQAQTLPAVRSLRVGSLQPRGEFGAWSEGAKRAALQEEAVLLAAGGGKRNRGVRDKAVQTNCKNQLTTKRSLENRDPAVRNLVSLGASKLISLDLNKFVTSIENARQKRQTKDMFSHDPCEQMLVTEQKGRMVEHGRKGQQEQQLRKACRGRPLARKQEHTRGKTCAFNSKGPQSPLSGSQSSAPEQPEPLAQPLNLCDPRNPTKTVYPVLEGALTPRTAGPAQEAPLQLSGHSSQDNSQLSNSSKGDHQISWFSDLNLESSTTPPCKEPGKSVLYDLGFDSSDDGF; this is translated from the exons ATGAC GACTACTAAATCATCTAACTGGACCAATAATCAGGCTGATTACTCCAGTCTCAGTGATTCTCagttcctctttgggtcccagttctgtccagaaagttcAGAGACCCTGTCAGCACCGTTGGACTTTGGTGTCCATTTGAGAGATCCAAAACAGTTACAAAAGAATTCTCTGGAC agTGAACCTAGTATTTTCACAAAGTACCAAACAAAACCCCAGCTGTTTGGAGAAGATACAAAAGATGGAGGcttatttcctcttcctttgtCTGTTGGAAAATCAAAAGGCCTCTTGGAACagtttgaggagaaaaagaaaagagcaaaagacAAATGTGACAG TGAGAATCTCTACAACTTCATTTCCCATGTCCGAGAAAGCATTCACAAG TTGCAGACATCTGTGGAAAAGTCTGAGGAACATCTCAGTTCAAGAAGCCAATCTATTTTGGATTCTTTGGAGACTGTGGCCAGGACAT TGCAAGAGACTGCGCAGGCCCAGAGTGATCTGGTGTTGGAAACAGTGCAGGACAAAGGCAGCGTGGAGCAGGGTATCCTTGAAATGCAGAAGAGATTTGACGCT AGACAAGCAGAGTTTCTAGAAATGAAGTCCAACCTGAAGCACCTTGAAGTTGTAGTTGCCCAGCAGAGTAAGGACTTCCAGCAGCTATGTGAGCAGCTAGGCCAGCTGAATGTGCCCAGTGTCCTAGCAGAGCTGAAGAGTTTGATCTTGGTGCCTCGGGGACCCACGCATATAACAGACAGCACTTCCCAGACCTCACCACTGGCCCAGAGCCTCAATTTCACCAGGCAGGACAAATACGCCTCTGAGGAAGCAGCTGTGGGGCAGGCCCAGACACTCCCTGCTGTGAGGAGTCTTAGGGTGGGCTCCCTGCAGCCTCGAGGGGAGTTTGGTGCCTGGAGTGAGGGAGCAAAGAGGGCTGCTCTCCAAGAAGAAGCTGTGCTGCTGGCTGCTGGAGGCGGCAAGAGAAACAGGGGAGTCAGGGACAAGGCTGTGCAGACTAACTGCAAGAATCAGCTTACTACTAAAAGAAGCTTGGAGAACCGAGATCCTGCTGTCAGGAACCTGGTTTCCCTAGGAGCCTCCAAGCTGATCTCCCTGGATTTAAACAAGTTTGTAACCAGCATTGAGAACGCCCGCCAAAAACGTCAAACCAAAGACATGTTTTCACATGACCCCTGTGAGCAAATGTTGGTGACAGAACAGAAAGGCAGAATGGTAGAACACGGGAGGAAAggccagcaggagcagcagctcaGGAAAGCCTGCAGAGGCAGGCCCCTAGCCAGGAAACAAGAGCATACCCGAGGCAAAACCTGTGCTTTCAATTCCAAAGGTCCCCAGTCTCCACTTTCTGGCTCACAAAGTTCTGCCCCAGAGCAGCCGGAACCCCTTGCTCAGCCCCTGAATCTGTGTGACCCCAGGAACCCCACAAAGACAGTCTACCCTGTTCTGGAAGGAGCACTCACGCCCAGGACAGCTGGGCCAGCCCAAGAGGCGCCCCTGCAGCTCAGTGGGCACTCTTCCCAAGACAACAGCCAGCTTTCTAACAGCTCCAAGGGGGACCACCAAATAAGCTGGTTCAGCGACCTCAACCTCGAAAGTTCCACAACCCCTCCATGCAAGGAGCCAGGGAAGAGTGTGCTCTATGACCTGGGTTTTGATAGTAGTGATGATGGCTTCTGA
- the C8H3orf62 gene encoding uncharacterized protein C3orf62 homolog isoform X1, which translates to MSFYISKCYIMKTWSFLGEMSEKLRRCRKELTAAIDRAFEGVSRAQQSAARQRLEVDAAPCSFPAAGRGPRCPRHPLAASCSAAAFAPVPCTPETEGPASAPNLAPVNAKPHALYPQRKPLTSKENVLMHSSILAPERQFWRAAGDGESWRKDSLRKETEKDSKVDSNLPLCSSSQEVTKDLLDIIDNTSIRTIEELAGKLEFENELNRVCDPCKDLPFTEEAWALLMDESPQKVSEADPGSLGQAFDDHSIVETILDLEEDYNLMAPFKYHTE; encoded by the exons ATGTCGTTCTACATTTCCAAGTGTTACATAATGAAGACGTGGTCGTTTTTAGGGGAGATGTCAGAAAAACTGAGAAGATGCAGAAAGGAGCTGACTGCAGCCATTGACCGGGCCTTTGAGGGAGTCAGTCGCGCCCAGCAGAGCGCGGCCCGGCAGAGGCTGGAGGTGGACGCAGCGCCGTGCTCCTTCCCCGCCGCGGGGCGCGGGCCGCGCTGCCCGAGGCATCCGCTGGCTGCCTCTTGCTCTGCTGCGGCTTTCGCTCCTGTCCCCTGCACTCCTGAGACCGAGGGCCCTGCCTCCGCCCCAAACCTTGCCCCAGTAAATGCAAAGCCGCACGCTTTGTACCCACAAAGAAAACCTCTGACCagcaaagaaaatgtattaatgCATTCCTCCATCTTGGCGCCGGAAAGACAGTTTTGGAGAGCAGCAGGAGATGGGGAGAGCTGGAGGAAAGACAGTCTAAG GAAAGAAACGGAGAAAGATTCGAAGGTTGACTCAAACTTGCCACTCTGCAGCTCTAGCCAAGAGGTCACAAAGGATCTGCTTGATATCATCG acaatACAAGCATCCGAACTATTGAAGAATTGGCTGGAAAACTAGAATTTGAAAACGAGTTGAACCGTGTGTGTGATCCCTGCAAAGACTTGCCCTTCACggaggaagcctgggccctgcTCATGGATGAGAGCCCGCAGAAGGTCTCAGAGGCTGACCCTGGCAGCCTCGGGCAGGCTTTCGATGATCACAGTATCGTGGAGACGATTCTGGACTTGGAAGAGGACTATAACTTGATGGCCCCGTTTAAATACCATACTGAGTAA
- the C8H3orf62 gene encoding uncharacterized protein C3orf62 homolog isoform X2: protein MSEKLRRCRKELTAAIDRAFEGVSRAQQSAARQRLEVDAAPCSFPAAGRGPRCPRHPLAASCSAAAFAPVPCTPETEGPASAPNLAPVNAKPHALYPQRKPLTSKENVLMHSSILAPERQFWRAAGDGESWRKDSLRKETEKDSKVDSNLPLCSSSQEVTKDLLDIIDNTSIRTIEELAGKLEFENELNRVCDPCKDLPFTEEAWALLMDESPQKVSEADPGSLGQAFDDHSIVETILDLEEDYNLMAPFKYHTE, encoded by the exons ATGTCAGAAAAACTGAGAAGATGCAGAAAGGAGCTGACTGCAGCCATTGACCGGGCCTTTGAGGGAGTCAGTCGCGCCCAGCAGAGCGCGGCCCGGCAGAGGCTGGAGGTGGACGCAGCGCCGTGCTCCTTCCCCGCCGCGGGGCGCGGGCCGCGCTGCCCGAGGCATCCGCTGGCTGCCTCTTGCTCTGCTGCGGCTTTCGCTCCTGTCCCCTGCACTCCTGAGACCGAGGGCCCTGCCTCCGCCCCAAACCTTGCCCCAGTAAATGCAAAGCCGCACGCTTTGTACCCACAAAGAAAACCTCTGACCagcaaagaaaatgtattaatgCATTCCTCCATCTTGGCGCCGGAAAGACAGTTTTGGAGAGCAGCAGGAGATGGGGAGAGCTGGAGGAAAGACAGTCTAAG GAAAGAAACGGAGAAAGATTCGAAGGTTGACTCAAACTTGCCACTCTGCAGCTCTAGCCAAGAGGTCACAAAGGATCTGCTTGATATCATCG acaatACAAGCATCCGAACTATTGAAGAATTGGCTGGAAAACTAGAATTTGAAAACGAGTTGAACCGTGTGTGTGATCCCTGCAAAGACTTGCCCTTCACggaggaagcctgggccctgcTCATGGATGAGAGCCCGCAGAAGGTCTCAGAGGCTGACCCTGGCAGCCTCGGGCAGGCTTTCGATGATCACAGTATCGTGGAGACGATTCTGGACTTGGAAGAGGACTATAACTTGATGGCCCCGTTTAAATACCATACTGAGTAA